From the genome of Denticeps clupeoides chromosome 4, fDenClu1.1, whole genome shotgun sequence, one region includes:
- the ripk1l gene encoding receptor-interacting serine/threonine-protein kinase 1, which yields MATTQNLEINMRSSDLIKRERIDIGGFGEVFICYHKTLGQVVLKTVYTGPPRNDGQRQSLLEEGNLMRRLNHKRVVKLLGVILEDGDYSLVMELIPKGNLYTMLERVHVPVSIKGRIILEILEGMIYLNENGIIHKDLKPENILVDKEFHIKIADLGLATCQSWSRLTKEESRRQSQLGLSNNVRMAGTLCYMAPEHLESINHRSTEKSDVYSFAIVLWVILTGREPYENAMNETHICQCVRQGDRPDEREIPGSIPQEMIRLMKQCWEQDPERRPTFKESYNTFLPFYHENLEKNVKSDSNQLKYEGPEELVEKMKSISLDKGNNSSGSQTSDSPTPLRSSEPPIEASIDDLQMISFLQSDAAPMASGARLEQKLAQELNYHKHGSYSPSEAPETSQNPSRLRHLHTQSSQSGLPLQQTVPSLKWPGDLSSVQSWCAPENSSIDDNSGLQSEIGLPESFLAQIPGVPPLNRMHSWPALPEAAVHDAVGSHWFSSGLAPQQDSGGLYIHNASGIQIGHNNTLSIGTNGSSSTASLSSSSNRKFKELLQKYDSYSVTEKHLDLLRDNITSNWKRCARRLGLTNAEVDTIEHDYARDGLNEKVHQMLERWRMKEGFVGSTVGSLCNRLYNHIQTDLLYRLLLICEESENSQEH from the exons ATGGCCACGACCCAGAACCTGGAAATAAACATGAGATCTTCTGACTTGATCAAGAGGGAACGCATTGACATCGGCGGCTTCGGGGAGGTTTTCATCTGTTACCACAAAACTTTGGGACAAGTAGTGCTGAAGACGGTGTACACCGGCCCTCCTCGCAACGA tGGTCAGCGTCAGTCTTTGCTGGAGGAGGGCAATCTCATGCGCAGACTGAACCATAAGCGTGTGGTGAAGCTTTTGGGCGTGATTCTGGAGGATGGAGACTACTCCCTTGTGATGGAGCTCATTCCAAAAGGCAACTTATACACCATGCTGGAGAGG GTGCATGTCCCAGTATCCATCAAAGGCAGGATCATTCTGGAAATTCTAGAAGGCATGATTTACCTAAATGAAAATGGCATCATCCACAAGGATCTGAAACCAGAGAACATTCTAGTCGACAAAGAATTTCATATTAAG ATTGCAGACCTGGGCTTGGCGACTTGTCAGTCATGGAGCAGGCTGACAAAGGAAGAATCCCGTCGGCAGAGCCAGTTGGGATTGAGTAATAATGTGAGGATGGCTGGTACGCTGTGCTACATGGCTCCGGAACACCTAGAGAGCATCAACCATCGCTCCACGGAGAAGTCTGATGTCTACAGCTTTGCGATCGTCTTGTGGGTCATCCTCACTGGGAGAGAACCGTATGAGA ATGCCATGAACGAGACCCACATATGTCAGTGTGTGCGGCAGGGTGATCGGCCAGATGAGAGAGAAATTCCAGGCAGCATTCCACAGGAAATGATCAGATTAATGAAACAATGTTGGGAACAGGATCCTGAACGTCGGCCTACTTTCAAag AGAGCTACAACACGTTTCTACCCTTTTACCATGAGAATCTGGAGAAAAATGTGAAGAGTGACTCGAATCAACTAAAG TATGAAGGCCCAGAGGAACTGGTGGAAAAGATGAAATCCATCTCATTGGACAAAG GCAACAACTCTTCAGGCTCCCAGACCTCAGATTCTCCCACCCCACTTCGGAGTTCTGAGCCACCCATTGAAGCAAGCATTGATGACCTTCAAATGATTTCATTTCTGCAGTCTGATGCTGCACCCATGGCCTCAGGTGCTCGCCTAGAGCAGAAACTGGCACAGGAGTTGAACTACCATAAACATGGCAGCTACAGTCCATCTGAGGCACCTGAAACCTCCCAAAACCCAAGCCGTTTACGTCACCTCCATACTCAGTCTAGCCAGTCAGGTCTTCCCCTGCAGCAAACGGTACCATCATTAAAGTGGCCTGGTGACCTCTCCTCTGTCCAGTCCTGGTGTGCCCCGGAAAACAGCTCAATAGATGATAATTCCGGCTTGCAGTCTGAGATCGGCCTTCCTGAGAGTTTTCTAGCTCAGATCCCGGGTGTACCACCTTTAAACCGGATGCACTCTTGGCCTGCTCTTCCCGAGGCAGCCGTGCATGATGCTGTGGGCTCTCATTGGTTCAGCTCAGGTCTGGCACCTCAACAAGACTCAG GAGGTCTGTACATCCACAATGCCAGTGGGATACAGATCGGACACAACAACACACTGAGCATTGGAACCAATGGGTCCAGCTCCACTGCCTCCCTGTCGAGTAGCTCCAACAGAAAATTCAAAGAGCTCCTCCAGAAATATG ACAGTTACTCTGTCACTGAGAAGCACCTGGACTTGCTACGAGACAACATCACCTCAAACTGGAAGCGCTGTGCACGGCGCTTAGGTTTGACTAATGCGGAGGTGGACACAATTGAACATGATTATGCCCGTGATGGCCTCAATGAAAAGGTTCATCAGATGCTGGAGCGTTGGCGTATGAAGGAGGGCTTTGTGGGCTCCACTGTGGGAAGTCTGTGCAACAGACTCTATAACCACATCCAAACAGACCTCCTGTATCGTCTTCTGCTCATTTGCGAGGAATCAGAAAATTCACAGGAACATTAA